One segment of Sander vitreus isolate 19-12246 chromosome 20, sanVit1, whole genome shotgun sequence DNA contains the following:
- the LOC144534874 gene encoding uncharacterized protein LOC144534874, protein MDKAKELKWKFFLLFIAALIFILCFTLRTPTTYRAIPKSHGPPKTCPLRISERTITPLNNTKHLLVSAYMDQREKGLDIRIIGIFKRDSIQPLYCLFCCAGYLSSKTTPTTILQHSDNFGFPYVTTDIMCQIPQNCIATHVGLLTQPDSVKVFNQTWLPIRNRKTNEEEENKLQFNVTVCISNLFGDYNNVLQFAQTLEMYRLLGVDRVVIYNTSCGPDLDRLLQSYSQEGFVEMVPWPIDHHLNPSRGWLFSQSGGDVHYFGQLTTLNECIYRSMDRSRYVLLNDIDEIIMPYQHNNLMSLMGMLQQQHPNTGVFLIENHIYPKKPFGGNEMDPLHQWKGVPGFNILEHIYREEPNRNIYHPHKMIVQPRMVQQTSIHEVLKKFGEYFKVPPDVCRIIHAPISMPRPPEQLHLDTRLWDFTDKLLPRVTTVLRRAELLGSQGQE, encoded by the exons ATGGACAAGGCAAAAGAATTGAAATGGAAGTTCTTCCTTCTCTTCATTGCTGCCCTCATCTTCATCCTGTGTTTCACTTTGAGGACACCCACGACGTACAGGGCCATCCCGAAGTCACATGGGCCTCCGAAAACTTGCCCCTTGCGGATCTCTGAGCGGACCATCACCCCCCTCAACAATACTAAGCACTTACTGGTGTCAGCCTACATGgaccagagagagaaaggcttGGATATACGCATCATTGGCATATTTAAGAGAGACTCCATCCAACCCCTTTACTGTCTTTTCTGCTGCGCAGGCTACTTATCAAGTAAAACAACTCCAACAACAATTTTACAGCACTCAGACAACTTTGGTTTTCCCTACGTCACTACAGATATCATGTGTCAGATTCCTCAAAACTGCATTGCAACACATGTCGGTCTCCTCACTCAGCCAGACAGTGTGAAGGTATTCAACCAGACTTGGCTTCCTATTAGAAACAGGAAGAccaatgaggaggaggagaacaaGTTGCAGTTTAACGTCACTGTCTGCATCTCTAACCTGTTTGGCGACTACAACAATGTGCTTCAGTTTGCACAGACCCTGGAGATGTACAG GTTGCTGGGTGTGGACAGAGTGGTGATCTATAACACCAGCTGTGGCCCAGACCTCGACCGCCTGCTGCAGAGCTACAGCCAGGAGGGCTTCGTGGAGATGGTTCCTTGGCCCATCGACCACCATCTGAATCCATCTCGAGGCTGGCTCTTCTCACAGAGCGGAGGTGACGTGCACTACTTTGGCCAGCTGACCACGCTTAATGAGTGCATTTACAGATCCATGGACCGATCACGCTACGTCTTGTTGAACGACATCGATGAGATTATAATGCCATACCAACACAACAACCTGATGTCTCTGATGGGCATGCTCCAACAGCAGCATCCAAAT ACGGGGGTTTTTCTCATTGAGAACCATATATATCCCAAGAAACCCTTTGGGGGAAATGAAATGGATCCCCTACATCAATGGAAAGGAGTGCCAGGTTTTAATATTCTGGAGCACATCTACAGGGAGGAGCCCAACAGAAACATATATCACCCCCACAAGATGATAGTTCAGCCAAG GATGGTGCAGCAGACCTCAATACATGAAGTGCTCAAGAAGTTTGGAGAATATTTTAAGGTCCCACCAGACGTCTGCCGGATCATTCACGCCCCAATAAGTATGCCACGGCCACCGGAGCAGCTCCACCTGGATACCCGACTGTGGGACTTTACAGACAAACTGCTCCCCAGGGTGACCACGGTGCTGAGGAGGGCGGAGCTGCTGGGGTCACAGGGGCAGGAATAG
- the LOC144534875 gene encoding uncharacterized protein LOC144534875 produces the protein MDKAKELKWKFRLLFIAALIFILCFTLRTPTTYRAIPKPHGPPKTCPLQISERTITPLNNTKHLLVSAYMDQREKGLDIRIIGIFKRDSIQPLYCLFCCAGYLLSKTTPTTILQHSDNFGFPYVTTDIMCQIPQNCIATHVGLLTQPDSVKVFNQTWLPIRNRKTNEEEENKLQFNFTVCISNLFGDYNNVLQFAQTLEMYRLLGVDRVVIYNTSCGPDLDRLLQSYSQEGFVEMVPWPIDHHLNPSRGWLFSQSGGDVHYFGQLTTLNECIYRSMDRSRYVLLNDIDEIIMPYQHNNLMSLMGMIQQQHPNTGVYLIENHIFPKKHFEPSGRFHLSQWNGVPGINILEHIYREEPNRNIYHPHKMIVQPRSVGWTSVHEVVKYSGERFKVPPDVCRIIHVRVALQGSLTVEQLHEDKRLWDFQEKLIPNVDKVLRRVALLSSEGHS, from the exons ATGGACAAGGCAAAAGAATTGAAATGGAAGTTCCGCCTTCTCTTCATTGCTGCCCTCATCTTCATCCTGTGTTTCACTTTGAGGACACCCACGACGTACAGGGCCATCCCGAAGCCACATGGGCCTCCGAAAACTTGCCCCTTGCAGATCTCTGAGCGGACCATCACCCCCCTCAACAATACTAAGCACTTACTGGTGTCAGCCTACATGgaccagagagagaaaggcttGGATATACGCATCATTGGCATATTTAAGAGAGACTCCATCCAACCCCTTTACTGTCTTTTCTGCTGCGCAGGCTACTTATTAAGTAAAACAACTCCAACAACAATTTTACAGCATTCAGACAACTTTGGTTTTCCCTACGTCACTACAGATATCATGTGTCAGATTCCTCAAAACTGCATTGCAACACATGTCGGTCTCCTCACTCAGCCAGACAGTGTGAAGGTATTCAACCAGACTTGGCTTCCTATTAGAAACAGGAAGAccaatgaggaggaggagaacaaGTTGCAGTTTAACTTCACTGTCTGCATCTCTAACCTGTTTGGAGACTACAACAATGTGCTTCAGTTTGCACAGACCCTGGAGATGTACAG GTTGCTGGGTGTGGACAGAGTGGTGATCTATAACACCAGCTGTGGCCCAGACCTCGACCGCCTGCTGCAGAGCTACAGCCAGGAGGGCTTCGTGGAGATGGTTCCTTGGCCCATCGACCACCATCTGAATCCATCTCGAGGCTGGCTCTTCTCACAGAGCGGAGGTGACGTGCACTACTTTGGCCAGCTGACCACGCTTAATGAGTGCATTTACAGATCCATGGACCGATCACGCTACGTCTTGTTGAACGACATCGATGAGATTATAATGCCATACCAACACAACAACCTGATGTCTCTGATGGGCATGATCCAACAGCAGCATCCAAAT ACAGGAGTGTACCTCATTGAGAACCATATCTTCCCCAAGAAACATTTTGAGCCAAGTGGAAGGTTTCACCTGTCTCAGTGGAACGGGGTGCCAGGCATTAATATTCTGGAACACATCTACAGGGAGGAGCCCAACAGAAACATATATCACCCCCACAAGATGATAGTTCAGCCAAG GTCGGTGGGGTGGACGTCAGTGCATGAAGTGGTCAAGTATTCTGGAGAACGGTTCAAGGTTCCACCGGATGTCTGTCGGATCATACATGTCCGTGTGGCTTTGCAGGGGTCGTTAACGGTGGAGCAGCTCCACGAGGACAAACGACTGTGGGACTTCCAAGAAAAACTCATTCCCAATGTGGACAAAGTACTGAGGAGAGTGGCGCTGCTGAGCTCAGAGGGGCACAGCTGA